The genome window CCAAGAAGAAACACAAAGAATAATCTTTACCAGCTCAACAATATTGGTAATAGATATGCGAAAAAATTACCGGTTAGAAGAAAAGCCAAGGAATTGCTATTCACCGACCTGCTCCCTGCATGAATTCACTACATGCAAGCACAAACACGAATGGGATGAGACATAAGGTCAAGGAAACTGGTTTAAGCTATACACTACCACCAGTTACATTTTAGCAGAAAATCATCATGGGTTGAGAAGACAGACACTCACCATGGCACGATGCTTGGGGGCAAACCCTAGGAAGCCACCGACCTCAATGCCCGCCCTGCTTCCTCAGGTACGAAGCTCATAATGCCCATCCCGCGGTCAGGAGAGGAGCGGACGGATCTCCAGTGCTTGGGCTTGGGCTGCGCCGGTGGGGAGCGGTCGTCCTCTCGATCCCCCATTGGTGGAGCATCTCGATCCCAGGCTGCCTGCGTCGAGGCCCCAGAGCTACGTCCACCGGATCTGGATCCCGCGGGAGCGAGTGGcgcggcgtggcgatgacgttggGGGAGGAGATGGAGGCAAAGGGAGGAGGGGAGGCGGAGAGAGGTCGCGTCGGCGGTGGAGGCCGCGAGGCATCTATCGCGGCAGGGGCTGAGGCGGGCAACGTGGTAGAGAGAGGAACGTGCGGGGGAGGTTAGGGATTGGGTGGTCGTGCGGTGGAGAAGGATGGCGCAGACACACGATGCGATATGGACGGTCCAGATCTATGgatggcagaacggcagaacggcagaacgagGGAGGCAGACTACTCTTGCTCTCTTAATATGTAGTACAGATTTCCAAGAAtctcgttgcacattacttcaattgtatccagccattcttggcagggtactttgaaatgttttttgaacttgtagtggtaaggcaaccgaataagctcccccttcttcttctccccctccagtttCGACATTTCCCATTACTTCAAAGtaggaaatactctgaaggccaaaattcctgcaccaagtctctagtaccaatatgatctgcaattactcgaaattcagccaaagcaatctggctcgggctcccccgtatcatgttgcacgggggtcttgtttctccgaaggtcagttctaatggactctggaccaatttatcttcatcttcgtcaactctgacataaaaccattcagatttccaccctgctggccatttgcttcggtagctaatcactgggaactttgtagttttgcggtaagcaaagttgtagcagccaaaattctcatgcaaaccatccgccctagccttggtttggtagtgcagttcgtgtactcggcagaaaccttcggagaatggttccacccctggcttcggagggcccagatataaacactcagcctaacgatagcgttaggcgtcagctgatgaaggtagatcccatatTTCTTCAATACACCAGCAATCATTGTTCAGAGGAAATCTTAAACTAGCTTTAAAAAGACTtttgaaaaccaccacttcattttttcccggcttcgggatagtttcctctccaccaaaacgaatcaattccttctttgcttcactaggatagcccaacttcaccatcataggaaaatcagctttggatattgtcggggaccataattaggggtaccctcaaggctcctaattctcagctggtaacccccatcagcataaagctgcaaaggcctgatgggagcgattaagtcagggatcagtccattcgagcgactcgatcacgcctcacccgagcctagcctcggacgagggcagccgaccccggaggatttccgtctcgcccgaggcccccctcaacggcgaacatattttcggctcgcccgaggccctgccttcgctaagaagcaaccctgaccaaatcgccgcaccaaccgaccaaatcgagcatttaatgcaaaggtggcctgacacctttatcctgacgcgcgccccccagccggcagagccgaagtgactgccgtcacttcgccgctccactgaccgatctagcaggaggacagcgccgcctgtgccactccgactgcggtgccacttgacagagtgagactaacaggcagtcaggccctgctgaaggcatcataggaagctccgctccgcccgacccagggctcggactcgggctaagtcccggaagacggcgaactccgctccgcccgacccagggctcggacacgggctaagtcccggaagacggcgaactccgctccgcccgacccagggctcggacacgggctaagtcccggaagacggcgaactccgctccgcccgacccagggctcggactcgggctcagccccggaagacgatgaactccgctccgcccgacccagggctcggacttgggctcagccctacaagacgacgaactccgcctcgcccgacccaggggctcggactcgacctcgaccacggaagacagactcgacctcggcctcggaggagcttccacatcgcccaacctagggcgtagaccagccacgtcaacaggaggcgccatcatcaccctaccccgagctgactcgggccacagggaacgagaccggcgtcccatctagttagctccgccggataggcaatgatggagccccgcgtaccctgtgacggcggcggctctcagcccccttacggaagcaagaggacgtcagcaaggactcaaccgctccgacagctctccctccgccaggctccatcgctcctccgacgaccacgacatcacaccagctgggtgccaaaatctctccggctgccacaacggcatgtacttagggcgctagctctcctccgctagacacgtagcactctgctacaccccccattgtacacctggatcctctccttgcgcctataaaaggaaggaccagggccctcttagagagggttggccgcgcggggacgaggacgagacaggcgctcgcttggggccgctcgctccctctcccgcgtggacgcttgtaaccccctactgcaagcgcacccgacctgggcgcgggacgaacaggaaggccgcgggattcccacctctctcacgccggtctccggccgcctcgctctccccccttcgcgctcgccctcgcgctcgacccatctgggctggggcacgcggcgacattcactcgtcggcccagggatcccccggtctcgaaacgctgacagttggcgcgccaggtaggggcctgctgcgtgttgacgaacagcttcccgtcaagctccagatgggtagtctccagcaacctctccgacccgggacggtgctccgtttcgggagtcttgagttcatgtccctcgacggcagctacgacatgatactccttccaccgccgcgcgacgacgacaacgccggccaacagcccgcccgccggcggcggaatcgacgacgtcttccccgcgtggtggaagaacaaccttcgagctcatcccgccctcttccccaccgacggaggggaaggcagggcaaccaaggccaagcaggaggcagcgcctcgtcggctgtcgagcgagtcgacagcgcgggcaccccaacggggggcgcaccgggtatcgacttcgcgcttgagacgaagacgagtgccgactccccgcgacacgccaatcccgagcaagcggacgacgccggaacgctcgcgaaaagcttgctggacgtcaccctcgtacttgagacaacggtgcagtcagtccccgacgtgactttatcgccgcttgtcgaccaagaggtaccgaccgattcccatcccacgtcatttggattcagcctcaacccgcctagcgacctcgctttggcgggcgctctcgtagaggcgagtccagaccctctggggtttcgcatgcggtcgccttgggaccggctgacggacgtctcgacctacgggccctctaggtccaaggaagacgacgagcccagcatctgttgggatttctctggacttggcaaccccagtgccatgcgggactttatgaccgcatgtgactactgcctcttcgactgttccgacggtagccgcagccttggcgacgaggactgtggcccaagccgcgaatgtttccacgtcgatctagggggccctccgaaggcaatcatctcggcatgccggaggacggtgatctccctaggccggtgccccgcgttgacatcccacgggagctagctgtggtccccgttcaggcgggggggcatgacccacagctcgagcaaatccgcggggtgcaggccaggctcgacgagggagcaggggcgcttgagccgatccgccgggacgtcgggcaggcatgggcgggccaacccccagccggagaaatacgtcatctgccccagggtttccagcaccgcgtcgctgacgacgtcagggtcaggccaccacccgcatctagtggggtcggctagaacctggctgcagcagcgatgcttctccgcgcgatgccggagccatcaaccaccgagggccggcgaatccagggagagctcaagaatctcctggaagacgccgcggtccgacgggccgagagctctgcctcccgaaggcaggggtacccctcggaacctcatgccgcgacatcccgattcatgcgggaagcctcggtctgcaccgggcgcacgcgcaacaccgcgcctgcggccccgggccgcctcggcaacgagcaccatcgccgtgaccgtcgggccgacctcgacgagagggtgcgccgaggctaccaccccaggcgtgggggacgctacgacagcggggaggatcggagtccctcgcccgaaccacccggtccgcaggccttcagccgggccatccgacgggcaccgttcccgacccggttccgacccccgactactatcacaaagtactcgggggagacgagaccggaactgtggctcgcggactaccgtctggcctgccaactgggtggaacggacgatgacaacctcatcatccgcaacctccccctgttcctctccgacaccgctcgcgcctggttggagcacctgcctccggggcagatctccaactgggacgacctggtccaagctttcaccggcaatttccagggcacatacgtacgccccgggaattcctgggacctccgaagctgccgacagcagccgggagagtctctccgggactacatccggcggttctcgaagcagcgcaccgagctgcccaacatcaccgactcggatgtcatcggcgcgttcctcaccggcaccacctgccgcgacctggtgagcaagttgggtcgcaagacccccaccagggcgagcgagctgatggacatcgccaccaagttcgcctccggccaggaagcggtcgaggctatcttccggaaggacaagcagccccagggccacccaccggaagatgctcccgaggcgtcgactcagcgcggcgccaagaagaagggcaagaagaagtcgcaagcgaaacgcgatgccgccgacgcggaccttgtcgccgccgccgagtacaagaaccctcggaaaccccccggaggtgccaacctcttcgacaagatgctcaaggagccgtgcccatatcaccaggggcccgtcaagcacaaccttgaggagtgcgtcatgcttcggcgccacttccacatggccgggccacccgcggagggtggcagggcccgcgacgacgacaagaaggaagatcaccaagcaggagagttccccgaggtccgcgactgcttcatgatctacggtgggcaagcagcgaatgcctcggctcggcaccgcaagcaagagcgccgggaggtctgcgcggtgaaggtggcggcgccagtctacctagactggtccgacaagcctatcaccttcgaccaagccgaccaccccgaccacgtgccgagcccgaggaaatacccgctcgtcgtcgaccccgtcatcggcgacgtcaggctcaccaaggtcctcatggacggaggcagcagcctcaacatcatctacgccaagaccctcgggctcctgcgtgtcgatctgtcctccgtccgagcaggcgctgcacccttccatgggatcattcccgggaagcgcgtccagcccctcggacaactcgaccttcccgtctgcttcggaacaccctccaacttccgaagggagaccctgacgttcgaggtggtcgggttccgaggaacctaccacgcggtactgggaagaccatgctacgcgaagttcatggccgtccccaactacacctacctgaagctcaagatgccgggccccaacggggtcatcaccgtcggccccacgtacaaacacgcgttcgaatgcgacgtggagtgcgtggagtacgccgaggccctcgccgagtccgaggccctcatcgccgacctggaaagcctctctaaggaggtgccagacgtgaaacgtcatgccggcaacttcgagccagtggagacggttagggccgtccccctcgaccccagtggcgacgcctccaagcagatccggatcggctccgggctcgatcccaaataggaagcagtgctcgtcgactttctccgtgcgaacgccgacgtcttcgcgtggagtccctcggacatgctcggcataccgagggatgtcgccgagcactcgctggatattcgagccggagcccgacccgtcaagcagcctctgcgccgattcgacgaggagaagcgcagagcgataggcgaggagatccacaagctaatggcgacagggttcatcaaagaggtattccatcccgaatggcttgccaaccctgtgcttgtgagaaagaaaggggggaaatggcagatgtgtgtagactacataggtctcaacaaagcatgtccgaaggttccctaccctctgcctcgcatcgatcaaatcgtggattccattgctgggtgcgaaaccctgtctttcctcgatgcctactcagggtatcatcaaatcaggatgaaagagtccgaccagctcgtgacttctttcatcacacccttcggcatgtactgctatgtcaccatgccgttcggcttgaggaatgcgggcgcgacgtaccagcgatgcatgaaccatgtgttcggcgaacacattggccgcacggtcgaggcctacgtcgatgacatcatagtcaagacgaggaaagcttccgacctcctttccgaccttggagtgacattccgatgtctcaaggcgaaaggcgtcaagctcaatcccgagaagtgtgtcttcggggtgccccgaggcatgctcttggggtttatcgtgtggcagaacctcccaagttattgggcccacatgcacctgtccttgtctcaaagacctcagacagctatgcatgtgcactaaataacttaacaggatccgtccgattgccccaaggacatcggataaaccacttacaaccagaaccgcgagaTTAAGTAACaccaatcacacacaccaatatttttgcagcggaaatcttattaccaaattttacaagttataaaaattttacattattttatcggagtggttacaaaagtgattcaaagaattaAACTTTGAAatattataaattatttataagtttgaaatatatgctagcttaagtgaccatcctcagtaagaagtatagaagggttacttagacttataagaaggccgagcccaccgacacttaacaccatcaacaacagcacaaagttaaaacctgaaaaacaacagggaataaaaccctgactaTGGAATTacacagcaagtcttacccgactaaagaaaagactctcaaggatatgctgaatttgggaatcaaggagaggctttagcaagaatcaacttagatacttttgcagaaatatcttactaaagtgagtccttactttcaatttttaacgccagattaaatattaatagactctgtttgcatctggtctaatttcaccatctcatcaatacaacatcatttttattcatgaggttcacatcctgacttaggttgcagggcagcgatcaagtctccactctccgaggatataacggcgatccgaatcgatttactcagctgaggatctctaaccacacgacatatgtagcacttaacccttgcatatgtcaaccgttcccacggatcctccactacatgaacaggtccacgccacccgagagcacaccaccccttttaggcgatccttttccaggagggtacgtgccactctcgccatctctccactcccagtgcgcgattgtcttttcatgtatggaatagccgggttcaagcttaccctgtcccatatccagggcatgtggctagttaagatagtccttgatcatacaggcctacatacgcatccaatccttaactaacttgggcggagcatcacctgttcctagcccaagtcccgatttaagtatttctacccttaggattgtttgtgttccttaggatgaaaagagcatcacagggaactttgtagtaagatcccaccacgctctcaatgaaaatattcctgcaggtagaagccatctttcctcagggtaacccctgagcaaggccttaacgcaaaagacaacctctatccacaagatctgagcagggctaagcatttttgtaaatcatattttgatacttcaccagaagtatctataaaggtatggatttcaaggaaggcaatgcatcaaagggtttccaagcaactcctataaacctaatgcacatttcactagacttaaagtgtgcaaaaattatttaaaaacacaaggaaggggttgcatgcaccgggcttgcctggaataacactaggttagtgttgttagacgttgTCCGCTTGGCGATCATCCTTTGTTCTGATACTTGTTCTgattatccatcttcaggttaATCCACCAGCATCATCTTGCGAATTagtccgcgcttggggtcgacttgagtcatcttccgcatcacgtgattaattatcgcgcctgaatgaaatgcattatgcatatgaatgcatatagaaaggaatatcaaaaaccctaaatagtgcTACGAGATGACGAATTTAAACActtagcggcgaggcgttgtacaattttgtacggaaacactagttattaatatatgactacgcgcaataattacgcttctctaaATTAACCGAACCTAACGCGAACATCACAAAACAACAAATTATACACCTTTAATACAATTAGCCTAACCACaacttatcagttaattaattGAATTCTAAACTTATCCCTTGTTTTATGAATTATTCTACATCGCTCACAAAgaactattttaattttattttacTCCTCACATGTTTTTCATGTCAACAATTACTCAAACATTTCTTTATCACACAGGCCTACTAATATTCTACTCGGTACATTAATTCAGCTAATTAACCGAAATAGCGAAATAACTCGCTATAACTGAAcctggctcgataatcgcaatAACTGtgaagtcgacgagagtttcgtgacttatgcaatttatcgagcaccttAATGCGCCTCGCACTTGCATATTAATTTATTCATCGATCGAACTATTCTGAATAATTTATCAGCTTACCGTTTCCACAGCTGACACGAATCCGTGAGATCGGTAGCGATTTTCCGATCCaggcaatttgtcgagcgcttAGGGAATATCGCGATGAGAacttcgtcttcacccgattcttgAGATTGCTTGATCACGCACGGATTGACGACGACCTTCGATTGTAGTCTTGAGCGAGCTGGTGAGTGGGGTTGAGCAGGAGATGACGGGTTTGACGACTCGACTGTGAATGACACAACGACGAGCTGGGACAGGATCCGAGCTAATAGGCACAATATGGAATAGTGACCAGCACGACGGACGAACTAAATCGTGGCGAGGTCGACGACGAGATAAGGATTTTAAAGCCGAGCGAGCCGAGAGAGCACGCTGGCGAGCAGAGGACGCGCGGCGAGACTCGACGAGAAAACTCGACACGCCGTGGCGAGCAGAGAACCTCACGCGCGCAATAGAGGAGCTCGACGACGACCGGTTAAAGGGAGCTTGACACACGCAGCAGGAACGAGCAGCAGACGCCGAGCTGAGGAACAACAGCGAGGTCGCGGCCAAGCCGGGCGAGGAACACGCGACCAGCACCAAGGGCGATTCACCTGCGCAGGGGCGAGCTGCGCGCGACAGTAGAGCTGGAGCAGGGAACGTAGGAAGTGGAGGCGAGCTGGACTGCTGGCCAGTGACTCACGGCACGGCGAGCACGAGCACAGAGAAAGGGAAAGCGCAGGGCCGAGCAGTGAGCCGGCGCGTGCCAGGGAAGAACAACGCTTGCGCGGGAGCCTGACAAGGGCACGGCAGACAGCTTCGACGGCGGCCATGGAGGGGCTCCGAGCTGTGGTCGAGAAACGGGAGCGCGACACCAGGGAGTTTCACGGCGCCGGAGCTGGAGGAGGAAGGAGAGCGGGTGGGCTGGGCGCTGGCTAAGGGAGAAGGAGCTCCGGCCGGCTGGAAGTTGGAGGCGGGCTGGGGCAGAGAGGAGCAGCCGGTGCTGGAAAAGATGGGCGCTGAACAGGGAACCTGCGTGCAGCACATGGAGGAAGCGGAAGGAGCAGAGGTCGGATGAGCTCGGAGAGGAGTTCGGCTGGGGATAAAATAGCAGTGTTCAGCGGTGAGATTTTTCCGAGCGGCGTGATTTTTCTAGGAAGCCGATGAAGCCAGTACGGTTAGCGGCAAAAAAAAAATCTGACGACACCGTGAATTATCAGAAGAGAGGGGATAAGAAGAGGCATCCGGTGGAAAAAAAATCTTCAGGAAATGGACACCAGCGCGCGGCGGTGGAAAAAATCAGACGCTCGCTGGGCATCGAGCTTGGCGATGGAAGGGTCTGGCGCGTACGATGGCTGGGCTGGATGCCGACGTGAAGAGATTTTTTTTGCTGGAGATCGAGCGTGGATGGATTAGGCCAGAGAAAAGACACGTTGAGGAGTAATGTGACGTGAAGAATAATCCTGCTTCATGAACGGTGGGTTAAAGGATAAGGAAAAGGAGGATTTATCCTCATTTTCGTTTTTTACCAACTATATATACACGTATATATATTGTCCATAATGTAACGTTTATTACCTCTAATGATTCTTATCTAAGTCACTAAATGAGAGCTTGATTCAACTTGAGTATGCGTCACCAAAATTTTTGAATTATCGATTCAGACTTAAATTTAAATCCAGATTAAATCAAATTTGTGTTGATCCAAATTAATGATAGACGAAGGTAATTAGGACATAGAGACCATTATCCTCACCGATAATTCTTACTTACATCCATACTCTCTGTGTTTGATTTAATTGAAACCAGATAAATCTCATCTGCTAATGTACACTTGACTTCGTCGCCAAAACAGCGTGCTGAAGGATAAATTGGATCATAAACTCGCGCACGATTTCACTCGGACGATGCGCGATTTGGATTATTTTACCCCaaacattttagtcgtcgagttcaaactAATTTGCTCGGGATAAAATCGTCCGAgtgggtcgggcttccgaattcgtattcgcgcgagcgatgaattttaaataatcaccggacgcatcgATTTTCGGAACgacgatgttccgaacatcacgagaatttaggaagagcccggataaaataaaaacgatgtcgaacttgcgacagacaaaacagatgcgatataaaaatcgcgatagacgaagATAATTAAAAATTAatatctgttttatccactgatcttacgtgcttaaatccatactcattgtcgagcagaatataaacaccaagggtgttacaaccctccccccttaaaagaatctcgtcccgagattcggagcgaaagacttctaagagtagagaagcatgtaactcat of Zea mays cultivar B73 chromosome 8, Zm-B73-REFERENCE-NAM-5.0, whole genome shotgun sequence contains these proteins:
- the LOC118473205 gene encoding uncharacterized protein → MAAVEAVCRALVRLPRKRCSSLARAGSLLGPALSLSLCSCSPCRESLASSPARLHFLRSLLQLYCRAQLAPAQFVRRAGHYSILCLLARILSQLVVVSFTVESSNPSSPAQPHSPARSRLQSKVVVNPCVIKQSQESGEDEVLIAIFPKRSTNCLDRKIATDLTDSCQLWKR